One genomic segment of Petrotoga olearia DSM 13574 includes these proteins:
- a CDS encoding YebC/PmpR family DNA-binding transcriptional regulator, producing MSGHNKWANIKHRKGAQDAKRSQMFTKLIRELTIAAREGGGDPEANPRLRTAIENAKAANMPKDKIESAIKKGTGELEGEELTEIMYEAYGPGGVALLISVVTDNKNRTAQEVRHVLSKWGGSLAESGSVSWNFERKGLITIPKEEVEDIDELMLLAVEVGAEDLDETTDPLEIITAPENLTQVRNGLKEAGYTVSEKLTFLPKTTVKLSDEDAEKLLKLLNALDDMDDVQEVFGNYEIEDEVMERLAANM from the coding sequence ATGTCAGGACATAATAAATGGGCAAATATTAAACACAGAAAAGGCGCACAAGATGCAAAAAGATCTCAAATGTTTACAAAACTCATTAGAGAGCTTACAATAGCTGCTAGAGAAGGCGGAGGAGATCCAGAAGCTAATCCACGGTTAAGAACAGCTATAGAAAACGCTAAAGCAGCTAACATGCCTAAAGACAAGATCGAATCAGCTATAAAAAAAGGAACGGGTGAATTAGAGGGTGAAGAACTTACCGAAATTATGTACGAAGCGTACGGGCCAGGGGGAGTTGCTCTTCTAATTTCTGTTGTAACTGATAACAAGAACAGAACCGCTCAAGAAGTTCGCCATGTTCTGTCGAAATGGGGAGGGTCTTTGGCAGAATCAGGTTCTGTTTCGTGGAATTTTGAACGAAAAGGGCTGATAACGATCCCCAAAGAGGAAGTCGAAGATATCGACGAATTAATGTTACTCGCTGTTGAAGTCGGCGCAGAAGATTTGGATGAAACCACCGATCCTTTGGAAATCATCACCGCTCCAGAAAATCTAACTCAAGTTAGGAATGGTCTAAAAGAAGCTGGTTATACTGTTTCTGAAAAGCTAACCTTTTTACCTAAAACAACCGTTAAGCTATCTGACGAAGACGCCGAAAAATTATTAAAATTGTTAAATGCCTTAGACGACATGGATGACGTTCAAGAAGTATTTGGAAATTACGAGATTGAAGATGAAGTAATGGAGAGACTAGCTGCAAATATGTAA